The genomic window CCTCACCCACCTGAACTTGTCTGGCGCCCGACCCGACCGTCACGAGTTTAATGGGAGGGGCCGCAGCCGCTCCCAGCACCTTCTTCGCCTCTTCGCTTACATCCGGACAATCTGACAGGTTTGCCTTTTTCTGCGCCAATTGCATCGCAAACGCCAGACAGGTAGGCCTCCCACACTTTTTGCAATTTGTTTTGGGAAGGAGTTTGTAAATGTCTAATCCCGTTAGTGCCATGCTCCACTATCCTTTCACATAAAGAAACGTGCGCAGCATCAAATGAAGAACCACCCATTCACCCTCATTTATAAAAGAGAGGAACAAAGGTGGTTCTCCAACAAAACCCAAGTGATCGTGCGCAACTTACCATAATACTATGCTTTTAAATCACCACTCGTCTGAATAATTTTACTGACCAATCCATATTTGAAGGCCTCTTCAGCGGACATCCAGAAATTCCTCTTCGTGTCCGACTCTACCTTTTCCAGGGGCTGTCCCGTCTCAACAGAAATCAAACGGTTAATTTTTTCCCTGCATTTCAGGATTTCGCTGGCTTCTATCTGAATATCAGCCGCGGTGCCATGAATCCCTGTGGAAGGCTGATGAATAAGCACGCGGGCATTGGACAAACTGAACCGGTTTTCTCTTTTTGCACCCAGCAGGATAATCACCGCAGCGCTGGCAGCAACTCCCGCGCAGATCGCCTTGACC from Candidatus Brocadia sp. includes these protein-coding regions:
- a CDS encoding ATP-dependent Clp protease proteolytic subunit, giving the protein MIFDMPIPFIGKRQVLCMQEEGAGEEKEKRSGGDLIARLLKTRTVMVSDEVNKKMAQQIMTQLILLEGESNEDIKMFINSPGGDADAGFAIFDMMRFIKPKVKAICAGVAASAAVIILLGAKRENRFSLSNARVLIHQPSTGIHGTAADIQIEASEILKCREKINRLISVETGQPLEKVESDTKRNFWMSAEEAFKYGLVSKIIQTSGDLKA